The Gemmata palustris genome includes a region encoding these proteins:
- a CDS encoding c-type cytochrome, translated as MTVSHTGRGRFRVAVSTALLATCSALLLPGCGGCNKTPDYPPNFTFPARADRLVLKAPDKPAPAINDPGKRQDDIDALDAVGGKTADVSAIPADTRAKLEAFLKDTFGTPAAPTIAVESETVARLKLTNAHLAEGGKLYRRHCLQCHNMVGDGRGPSGATIPFPRDYRQGQFKFVSSGDGGKPRRADLLRTIAEGLKSTPMPSFGLLQEGERDLLAGYVTYLAIRGQVEFESLRALAAGETNDPALRLKTALGEWEKAETAVPVPTEPDDGEVGGPKHQEAVRRGFALFTVKADNSCISCHGDFGRKPVLRFDVWGTVAKPADLTQTTLKSGSRPEDVFARVRGGIPAVGMPAHPKYSDREVWDLVRFVRSAPYMVQLPPDVMSAVYPK; from the coding sequence ATGACGGTATCGCACACCGGGCGGGGTCGGTTTCGAGTTGCGGTTTCAACCGCGCTGCTCGCGACCTGCTCCGCCCTGCTGCTCCCGGGCTGCGGGGGCTGTAACAAGACCCCCGACTACCCGCCGAACTTCACCTTCCCCGCGCGCGCCGATCGGCTCGTACTCAAAGCTCCCGACAAGCCCGCACCCGCGATCAACGACCCGGGCAAGCGGCAAGATGACATCGACGCACTCGATGCGGTCGGCGGAAAGACCGCGGACGTGTCCGCGATTCCGGCCGACACTCGCGCCAAACTCGAGGCGTTTCTGAAGGACACGTTCGGCACCCCGGCCGCGCCGACGATCGCGGTCGAGAGCGAGACCGTGGCCCGTCTTAAACTGACGAACGCGCACCTCGCCGAAGGGGGCAAACTCTACCGCCGGCACTGCCTCCAGTGCCACAACATGGTGGGCGACGGGCGCGGGCCGTCCGGGGCCACGATCCCGTTCCCGCGCGACTACCGCCAGGGGCAGTTCAAGTTCGTGTCGAGTGGCGACGGCGGGAAGCCGCGCCGGGCCGATCTCCTGCGCACGATCGCCGAGGGGCTGAAATCGACCCCGATGCCGTCGTTCGGGCTCCTCCAAGAGGGCGAACGTGACCTGCTCGCGGGCTACGTGACCTACCTCGCGATCCGCGGACAGGTCGAATTTGAATCACTGCGCGCGCTCGCCGCGGGAGAGACGAACGACCCCGCATTGCGCCTAAAAACCGCACTCGGCGAATGGGAGAAAGCGGAGACCGCGGTGCCGGTTCCGACCGAGCCGGACGATGGCGAAGTGGGCGGCCCGAAACACCAGGAAGCCGTGCGCCGCGGGTTCGCGCTGTTCACGGTGAAGGCAGACAACTCGTGCATCAGTTGCCACGGCGATTTCGGTCGGAAACCGGTGCTGCGGTTCGATGTGTGGGGGACGGTCGCGAAGCCCGCCGACCTCACCCAGACCACGCTGAAAAGTGGTTCGCGCCCGGAAGACGTGTTCGCGCGCGTTCGCGGGGGCATCCCGGCCGTGGGGATGCCGGCCCACCCCAAATATTCCGACCGCGAGGTGTGGGATCTGGTGCGATTCGTGCGATCCGCACCTTACATGGTGCAGCTCCCGCCCGATGTGATGAGCGCTGTCTACCCGAAGTAG
- a CDS encoding cytochrome C oxidase subunit IV family protein → MSHPTTPGATTPDDPHGIRASADNPGVLLVVFACVLGLALANIGISIQIGPTKFTLPLQLAIGSVQAGLVAYYFMHLRQGDKVVILTALSSLFWMGILFVLFMGDYMTRHLVVSS, encoded by the coding sequence ATGTCACACCCAACGACCCCCGGCGCGACGACACCCGACGACCCGCACGGCATCCGCGCGAGTGCCGACAACCCCGGCGTGCTCCTCGTGGTGTTCGCCTGTGTCCTCGGGCTGGCGCTGGCGAACATCGGCATCTCGATCCAAATCGGGCCGACGAAGTTCACGCTGCCGCTGCAGCTCGCGATCGGCTCCGTGCAAGCGGGCCTCGTGGCGTACTACTTCATGCACTTGCGGCAGGGCGACAAGGTGGTGATCCTCACCGCGCTCTCGTCGCTGTTCTGGATGGGCATCCTGTTCGTGCTGTTCATGGGCGATTACATGACGCGGCACCTCGTTGTCAGTTCGTGA
- a CDS encoding cytochrome c oxidase subunit 3: MSASTHSPVLKHHFEDLGQQHACERLGIWMFLATEILFFGGIFGAYTVYRLWYPHEFVFASSHLNRLFATINTVFLITSSLTITLAIRSAKLGDRAALIRYLLITAALATAFMVVKGFEYAEDFHEHLVPGPSFSHEIEKEAVDKGLDPGKVQLFLCFYYIMTGIHGIHIIVGIGCILWLVWEAWRGTIPPENYSTVEVVSLYWHLVDAIWLFLMPLLYLAGAGYGAHH; the protein is encoded by the coding sequence TTGTCGGCTAGCACCCACTCACCGGTGCTGAAGCACCACTTCGAAGACCTGGGTCAGCAGCACGCCTGCGAGCGGCTGGGGATCTGGATGTTCCTGGCCACGGAGATCCTGTTCTTCGGCGGCATCTTCGGCGCCTACACGGTGTACCGGCTGTGGTACCCGCACGAATTCGTGTTCGCCAGTTCGCACCTGAACCGGCTGTTCGCGACGATCAACACGGTGTTCCTGATTACCAGCAGCCTCACGATCACGCTGGCGATCCGGTCGGCCAAGCTCGGCGACCGCGCCGCGCTGATCCGCTACCTGCTCATCACCGCGGCGCTGGCGACCGCGTTCATGGTGGTGAAGGGGTTCGAGTACGCCGAGGACTTCCACGAGCACCTCGTGCCCGGTCCGTCGTTCAGCCACGAGATCGAGAAAGAAGCGGTCGATAAGGGGCTGGACCCGGGCAAGGTGCAGTTGTTTCTGTGCTTCTACTACATCATGACGGGCATCCACGGTATCCACATCATCGTGGGCATCGGGTGTATCCTGTGGCTGGTGTGGGAAGCGTGGCGCGGGACGATCCCGCCCGAGAACTACTCCACCGTTGAAGTGGTGAGCCTCTACTGGCACTTGGTGGACGCCATCTGGCTCTTCCTCATGCCGCTCCTGTACCTCGCCGGTGCCGGGTACGGGGCGCACCACTAA
- a CDS encoding cytochrome c oxidase subunit I: protein MSIAVTHRGPAAAPVPPEPAPAPVNYLNVSHTIWSWLFTVDHKRIGLLYLGSISVFFVIGGIFAALVRTNLLMPNGAFLSEDAYNRAFTAHGVMMLFFFLIPAVPGVMGNFFIPLMIGAKDLAFPKLNIASWYVFMIGATFSGWAVLVGGIDTGWTLYPPYSSRASQSNVLPGVMGVFISGFSSIMTGLNIMVTVHKMRAPGMTWGRLPLFVWSLYATSLIQLLATPVVAVTLVLLMVERAAGIGIFDPSIGGDPILFQHLFWFYSHPAVYIMILPGMGVVSEVLTCFSRKNIFGYHAVAWSSMGIAVVGFLLWAHHMFVAGISFYAALLFSLLSMLVAVPSAIKVFNWTATLYRGSITFHAPMLLSLGFLVLFTVGGLTGLFLATLGTDIHLHDTYFVVAHFHFVMVGGMVIAYMAAVHFWWPKMTGRMYSDWWSRVASVIMIVGFFLTFVPQFIMGYHGMPRRYPNYPQEFQILNVMSTAGSSVLGLGYLLPGIYLPLSLFFGKKVGANPWSATGLEWTTPSPPTVHNFEVTPIVVCGPYEYAIGVDQMGRGLPEPPGAQDDPSHRDGSTGPSGPMKKETEVVG, encoded by the coding sequence ATGAGCATCGCGGTTACTCATCGCGGCCCGGCCGCGGCGCCGGTTCCGCCGGAGCCGGCCCCGGCGCCCGTCAACTACCTGAACGTCTCGCACACGATCTGGTCGTGGCTGTTCACCGTTGACCACAAGCGGATCGGGCTCCTGTACCTCGGGTCGATCAGCGTGTTCTTCGTGATCGGCGGCATCTTCGCCGCCCTGGTCCGAACGAACCTGCTGATGCCCAACGGCGCGTTCCTCAGCGAGGACGCGTACAACCGGGCGTTCACCGCGCACGGCGTGATGATGTTGTTCTTCTTCCTGATCCCGGCCGTGCCCGGGGTCATGGGGAACTTCTTCATCCCGCTGATGATCGGGGCCAAGGATCTCGCGTTCCCGAAGTTGAACATCGCGAGCTGGTACGTGTTCATGATCGGGGCCACGTTCTCCGGCTGGGCCGTCCTGGTCGGGGGCATCGACACCGGGTGGACGCTGTACCCGCCGTACAGCTCCCGCGCGTCGCAGTCGAACGTACTGCCCGGCGTGATGGGGGTGTTCATCTCCGGGTTCAGCTCGATCATGACCGGCCTGAACATCATGGTCACGGTCCACAAGATGCGTGCCCCGGGCATGACGTGGGGCCGGCTCCCGCTGTTCGTGTGGTCGCTCTACGCCACGAGCCTGATCCAGTTGCTGGCGACGCCGGTCGTGGCCGTCACGCTGGTGCTGCTCATGGTCGAGCGGGCCGCGGGGATCGGGATCTTCGACCCGTCCATCGGCGGCGACCCGATCCTGTTCCAGCACCTGTTCTGGTTCTACTCGCACCCGGCCGTGTACATCATGATCTTGCCCGGGATGGGCGTGGTCAGTGAAGTTCTCACGTGCTTCAGCCGGAAGAACATCTTCGGCTACCACGCGGTCGCGTGGTCGAGCATGGGCATCGCGGTCGTCGGCTTCTTGCTGTGGGCGCACCACATGTTCGTCGCCGGCATCAGCTTCTACGCCGCGCTGTTGTTCAGTTTGCTCAGTATGCTGGTCGCGGTGCCGAGCGCCATCAAGGTCTTCAACTGGACCGCGACGCTGTACCGCGGGTCGATCACGTTCCACGCGCCGATGCTGCTCTCGCTCGGCTTCCTGGTCCTGTTCACCGTGGGCGGGCTGACCGGTCTGTTCCTCGCCACGCTGGGCACCGACATCCACCTGCACGACACCTACTTTGTGGTGGCCCACTTCCACTTCGTGATGGTCGGCGGGATGGTGATCGCGTACATGGCCGCGGTCCACTTCTGGTGGCCGAAGATGACCGGGCGGATGTACTCCGACTGGTGGAGCCGGGTCGCGTCGGTCATCATGATCGTGGGGTTCTTCCTCACGTTCGTGCCGCAGTTCATCATGGGGTACCACGGGATGCCGCGCCGGTACCCGAACTACCCGCAAGAGTTCCAGATCCTCAACGTGATGTCCACCGCCGGGTCGAGCGTGCTGGGCCTCGGGTACCTGCTGCCCGGGATCTACCTGCCGCTGTCGCTGTTCTTCGGCAAGAAGGTGGGCGCCAACCCGTGGAGCGCGACGGGCCTGGAGTGGACCACCCCCAGCCCCCCGACGGTTCACAACTTCGAGGTCACGCCCATCGTCGTGTGCGGGCCCTACGAGTACGCCATCGGCGTCGATCAGATGGGGCGCGGGCTGCCCGAACCCCCCGGTGCGCAAGACGATCCCTCCCACCGGGACGGGAGCACCGGTCCTTCTGGACCCATGAAGAAGGAGACCGAAGTTGTCGGCTAG
- the coxB gene encoding cytochrome c oxidase subunit II has protein sequence MTTLSMLPFIPERASTLADQFEYLFWYITITTGVVGLGVYAAMAYFCVRYRRGATSGSTPRILGSTRLELAWTVVPLLVFITFFAWGMFVYNHAAHAPADSEEIFVIGKQWMWKAQYPNGQRVIIGGNPANMTEAERKSIGKLVLPVNKPVKLTFISEDVIHDFGVPAFRSKIDVLPGRFTTAWYQPTKLGEYHVYCDQYCGTWHSLMVGKIAVVPEQEYRDFLQGFKSLQGTSNAVDGSLAHEGRQLFLKLQCINCHGATPTAKAPVLEGLYGSRVPLTGGGAEIADDHYIIESVRRPRLKGVEGWEKIMPAYDESQVSAEEMNALVAYIRSLKKGTTPDNTQRFPAPVGAPTERPQSTVPTPGGK, from the coding sequence ATGACCACCCTGAGCATGTTACCGTTCATCCCCGAGCGGGCGTCCACGCTGGCCGACCAGTTCGAGTACCTGTTCTGGTACATCACCATCACCACGGGCGTCGTGGGGCTGGGGGTGTACGCGGCGATGGCGTACTTCTGCGTCCGGTACCGGCGCGGGGCTACCAGCGGCTCCACCCCCCGCATCCTGGGGTCCACGCGGCTGGAGCTGGCCTGGACGGTCGTCCCGCTGCTCGTGTTCATCACGTTCTTCGCGTGGGGCATGTTCGTGTACAACCACGCGGCCCACGCGCCGGCCGACTCCGAAGAAATCTTCGTCATCGGCAAGCAGTGGATGTGGAAGGCGCAGTACCCCAACGGCCAGCGGGTCATCATCGGGGGGAACCCGGCGAACATGACCGAGGCCGAGCGCAAGTCGATCGGCAAGTTGGTGCTGCCGGTGAACAAGCCGGTGAAGCTGACGTTCATCTCGGAAGACGTGATCCACGACTTCGGGGTGCCCGCGTTCCGCTCGAAGATCGACGTGCTCCCCGGGCGCTTCACGACCGCGTGGTACCAGCCGACGAAGCTCGGCGAGTACCACGTCTACTGCGACCAGTATTGTGGCACGTGGCACTCGCTGATGGTCGGCAAGATCGCGGTCGTGCCAGAACAAGAGTACCGGGACTTCCTCCAGGGGTTCAAGTCGCTCCAGGGCACGAGCAACGCGGTGGACGGGTCGCTGGCGCACGAGGGCCGGCAACTGTTCCTGAAGCTCCAGTGCATCAACTGCCACGGCGCGACTCCGACCGCGAAGGCGCCGGTCCTCGAGGGGCTGTACGGCAGCCGGGTGCCGCTCACCGGGGGCGGGGCCGAGATCGCCGACGACCACTACATCATCGAGTCCGTCCGCCGGCCGCGGCTCAAGGGCGTCGAGGGGTGGGAGAAGATCATGCCGGCTTACGACGAGAGTCAGGTATCGGCCGAAGAGATGAACGCGCTCGTCGCTTACATTCGCAGTCTGAAGAAGGGCACCACGCCGGACAACACCCAGCGGTTCCCGGCGCCGGTCGGGGCGCCCACCGAGCGGCCCCAGTCTACCGTGCCCACGCCGGGAGGGAAATGA
- a CDS encoding SCO family protein, with translation MTRVSRIALFALLAALGSVVALPLPARAGNDGVVPAHDTKNSSLTTARIDEQIGAQVPLDTVFRNEDDQPITLRECIGDKPTILVPVYYRCPMLCTKILNGLVETMRDMPKDFSIGQQFNVVTVSMDPKEHGGLAKEKRAAYVGEYGRPGAENGWRFLTGTKESSTALLSAVGFRYEFDKMLKEYDHPSGLVILSPAGKVTRYFYGISYDGEFEVSENASWAGKGPRPELTKEELNVRTEKRRNFTRPTTTLRLSLIEAADGKGGSLLDKLTLLCYRYDALHKGYSLNVLRAVQAGGVLTLLLIGTGIFLALRRERRSRTLPPIALPEGGGGAGATPPTALPSGGTA, from the coding sequence GTGACGCGCGTCAGCCGCATCGCTCTCTTCGCTCTGCTCGCGGCCCTCGGTTCGGTGGTCGCGCTGCCGCTGCCGGCCCGCGCCGGCAACGACGGGGTCGTGCCCGCGCACGATACGAAGAATTCCTCGCTCACCACGGCCCGGATCGACGAGCAGATCGGTGCGCAGGTGCCGCTCGACACCGTCTTCCGCAACGAGGACGACCAGCCCATTACGCTCCGGGAGTGCATCGGTGACAAGCCGACGATTCTCGTGCCGGTGTACTACCGCTGCCCGATGCTCTGCACGAAGATCCTCAACGGGCTCGTCGAGACGATGCGGGACATGCCGAAGGATTTTTCGATCGGCCAGCAGTTCAACGTCGTGACCGTGAGCATGGACCCGAAGGAGCACGGCGGGCTGGCGAAGGAGAAGAGGGCGGCCTACGTCGGCGAGTACGGGCGGCCCGGGGCCGAGAACGGCTGGCGGTTCCTGACCGGGACCAAGGAGTCGAGCACCGCGCTCCTGAGCGCGGTCGGGTTCCGCTACGAGTTCGACAAGATGCTCAAAGAGTACGACCACCCCAGCGGGCTGGTCATTCTGTCGCCGGCCGGGAAGGTCACACGATACTTCTACGGCATCAGTTACGACGGCGAGTTCGAGGTGTCCGAGAACGCGAGTTGGGCCGGCAAGGGGCCGCGGCCCGAGCTGACCAAGGAAGAACTCAACGTCCGGACGGAGAAGCGTAGAAACTTCACGCGGCCCACCACGACGCTGCGGCTCTCGCTGATCGAGGCCGCGGACGGGAAGGGCGGGTCGCTGCTCGACAAGCTCACGCTCCTGTGCTACCGCTACGACGCGCTGCACAAGGGCTACTCGCTCAACGTGCTCCGCGCGGTGCAGGCCGGCGGCGTCCTCACGCTGCTGCTCATCGGCACCGGTATCTTTTTGGCGCTCCGGCGCGAGCGCCGGTCCCGCACCCTTCCGCCGATCGCTCTCCCCGAGGGAGGGGGAGGGGCCGGTGCGACACCGCCTACCGCGTTACCCTCTGGGGGAACTGCATGA
- a CDS encoding c-type cytochrome, which yields MTTTLCDGTREKGKMGSRSLGFYLFAFAFLLPAAAGCRQKMADQPYYRPLEGSEFFADGRASRPLERGVVHRAQRLETDPRVTGLTAEEWKRVYEYGVPVAKLDTPPLADADRILRSVGGPRFDPKDASKPKVYVDEYPFAITQADLKRGQERFTIFCAVCHGPLGNGQGKIWERGYLTPTSFHTKPVAADEVAAKNKDEGLGLSRGYKLWGYRVPMDEAPVGYYFEVITKGYGGMPSYSAQIPADDRWRIIAYIRVLQLSQRADAAKLPPEIKKLLDETGGKK from the coding sequence ATGACCACCACGCTTTGTGACGGCACAAGGGAAAAAGGAAAAATGGGAAGCCGGTCACTCGGTTTTTACCTTTTCGCTTTTGCCTTTTTGCTCCCCGCCGCGGCCGGGTGCCGCCAGAAAATGGCCGATCAGCCGTACTACCGGCCGCTCGAGGGGAGCGAGTTCTTCGCCGACGGGCGCGCGAGCCGGCCGCTCGAGCGCGGCGTCGTCCACCGCGCCCAGCGCCTCGAAACCGATCCGCGCGTGACCGGTTTGACTGCGGAGGAGTGGAAGCGGGTTTACGAGTACGGCGTTCCGGTCGCGAAACTCGATACCCCGCCCCTGGCCGACGCGGACCGGATTCTCCGGTCGGTCGGTGGCCCGCGGTTCGACCCGAAGGACGCGAGCAAGCCGAAGGTGTACGTGGACGAGTACCCGTTCGCGATCACCCAGGCCGATCTGAAGCGCGGGCAGGAGCGGTTCACGATCTTCTGTGCCGTGTGCCACGGCCCGCTCGGGAACGGGCAGGGGAAGATCTGGGAACGCGGCTACCTCACGCCGACCTCGTTCCACACCAAGCCGGTGGCCGCGGACGAAGTGGCGGCGAAGAACAAGGACGAGGGGCTTGGGCTGTCCCGCGGCTACAAGCTGTGGGGCTACCGCGTGCCGATGGACGAGGCCCCGGTCGGGTACTACTTCGAGGTCATTACGAAGGGGTACGGCGGGATGCCGAGTTACTCGGCCCAGATCCCGGCCGACGACCGGTGGCGGATCATTGCGTACATCCGGGTGTTGCAGTTGAGCCAGCGCGCGGACGCCGCGAAGCTGCCGCCCGAAATCAAGAAGTTGCTCGACGAGACGGGAGGTAAGAAGTGA
- a CDS encoding DUF3341 domain-containing protein gives MSTTVVPGTGHEPGHAHGHADPDMPVTYGLLAEFETGDAMAHATAKATAAGYTHLDAYSPYPVGEAADALNFPKSEMGPVMFIGGLTGACAGFIMQYWANTWGYSLNIGGRPYFSWPSFVPITFEMMVLTTALSGLFGFMAICGLPRYNHPLFNSKTFDRASCDRFFVCIEATDPKFDRAATRAFLNDLHPLSVEEVME, from the coding sequence ATGAGTACGACCGTCGTTCCCGGCACCGGCCACGAGCCGGGCCACGCTCACGGCCACGCCGACCCCGATATGCCCGTGACCTACGGGCTCCTGGCCGAATTTGAAACCGGCGACGCGATGGCGCACGCGACCGCGAAGGCGACCGCCGCCGGCTACACGCACCTGGACGCGTACAGCCCGTACCCGGTGGGCGAAGCGGCCGACGCGCTGAACTTCCCGAAGTCCGAAATGGGACCGGTGATGTTCATCGGCGGCCTCACCGGGGCGTGCGCCGGGTTCATCATGCAGTACTGGGCGAACACCTGGGGCTACTCGCTCAACATCGGCGGGCGCCCATACTTCAGTTGGCCGTCGTTCGTGCCCATCACGTTCGAGATGATGGTGCTCACGACCGCGCTCTCGGGGTTGTTCGGCTTCATGGCGATCTGCGGGTTGCCGCGCTACAACCACCCGCTGTTCAACAGCAAGACGTTCGATCGGGCCTCGTGCGACCGGTTCTTCGTGTGCATCGAAGCGACCGACCCGAAATTCGATCGCGCCGCGACCCGCGCGTTCCTCAATGACCTCCACCCACTCTCGGTCGAGGAGGTGATGGAATGA
- the nrfD gene encoding NrfD/PsrC family molybdoenzyme membrane anchor subunit has product MHPLVKSVHTGQPHNLVTVGNAIGNVVLDGNHPRGWWIGFLAGFAMLQVLALAVCWLFYMGVGIWGINVPVAWGFAIVNFVWWIGIGHAGTLISAVLLLLHQKWRTSINRFSEAMTIFAVMCAGLFPLLHMGRPWFAYWLYPFPNVAGVWPQFRSPLTWDVFAVTTYFTVSLVFWYLGLVPDLAALRDQAKKRWQRIAYGLLALGWRGSAIHWRRYEKVYLILGGISTPLVLSVHTVVSFDFAVSIVPLWHATIFPPFFVAGAIYSGFAMVVLIAIPVRRWYKLEDFFSDHHLDIMGKVMLATGFLVTYGYFSELWMAWYGHTLYEWGTTIERMFGPYGWSYWCLIGFNCVFPLTALWSRKMRVSPFWMSAICISVLIGMWFERYVIVITLAREYLPSAWGHYAPTVWDYATMVGSLGLFLFLFFLFLRYLPMISITEMRELLPKKQGGGGGHSIMENAP; this is encoded by the coding sequence ATGCACCCGCTCGTCAAGAGCGTGCATACCGGGCAGCCGCACAACTTGGTGACGGTCGGCAACGCGATCGGTAACGTCGTCCTCGACGGCAACCACCCGCGCGGCTGGTGGATCGGCTTCCTGGCCGGCTTCGCCATGCTGCAGGTGCTGGCGCTCGCGGTGTGCTGGCTGTTCTACATGGGCGTCGGGATCTGGGGCATCAACGTCCCGGTGGCCTGGGGCTTCGCGATCGTCAACTTCGTGTGGTGGATCGGCATCGGCCACGCCGGTACGCTGATCTCCGCCGTGCTGCTCCTGCTGCACCAGAAGTGGCGCACGTCGATCAACCGGTTCAGCGAGGCCATGACCATCTTCGCGGTCATGTGCGCGGGTCTGTTCCCGCTGCTACACATGGGCCGCCCGTGGTTCGCGTACTGGCTCTACCCGTTCCCGAACGTCGCCGGCGTGTGGCCGCAGTTCCGCAGCCCGCTGACGTGGGACGTGTTCGCCGTTACGACGTACTTCACCGTGTCGCTCGTGTTCTGGTACCTGGGCCTCGTGCCCGACCTCGCGGCCCTGCGCGACCAGGCCAAGAAGCGGTGGCAGCGCATCGCCTACGGGCTGCTCGCGCTCGGCTGGCGCGGGTCGGCGATCCACTGGCGCCGATACGAAAAGGTCTATTTGATCCTCGGCGGCATCAGCACGCCGCTCGTGCTCTCGGTTCACACGGTCGTGTCGTTCGACTTCGCCGTGTCGATCGTTCCGCTGTGGCACGCGACGATCTTCCCGCCGTTCTTCGTCGCGGGGGCGATCTACTCCGGTTTCGCGATGGTGGTGCTGATCGCGATCCCCGTGCGCCGGTGGTACAAGCTCGAAGACTTCTTCAGCGACCACCACCTCGACATCATGGGTAAGGTGATGTTGGCGACCGGGTTCCTTGTCACCTACGGGTACTTCAGCGAACTCTGGATGGCGTGGTACGGGCACACACTCTATGAGTGGGGCACGACGATCGAGCGCATGTTCGGCCCCTACGGGTGGTCGTACTGGTGCCTGATCGGGTTCAACTGTGTGTTCCCGCTTACGGCCCTGTGGTCCCGGAAGATGCGCGTCAGCCCGTTCTGGATGTCCGCGATCTGCATCTCGGTGCTGATCGGGATGTGGTTCGAACGGTACGTGATCGTAATCACGCTGGCCCGCGAGTACCTGCCGAGCGCGTGGGGCCACTACGCCCCGACGGTATGGGACTACGCCACGATGGTCGGCTCGCTCGGGCTGTTCCTGTTCCTGTTCTTCTTGTTCCTCCGATACCTGCCGATGATCTCGATCACCGAGATGCGCGAGCTCCTGCCGAAGAAACAGGGCGGCGGCGGCGGCCACTCGATCATGGAGAACGCACCATGA